The following coding sequences are from one Nilaparvata lugens isolate BPH chromosome 6, ASM1435652v1, whole genome shotgun sequence window:
- the LOC111048652 gene encoding N(G),N(G)-dimethylarginine dimethylaminohydrolase 1 — protein IDSKLHSINFQVDTIRAVIKKELDLPIIEISDEAAKLDGGDVLFTGREFFVGLSKWTNEAGARAVAAAFPEYPCSAIKVTESQHLKSLVSMAGPDVLCVSSGKGSQDVLKRIAREATFSYQTLTVPEENAANVLYINGTMIHRADEEIPESSKVFCDKIDFSRHTLKVSELLKGNSSSSLSSCCILLRRMRHIRSL, from the exons attgattctaAGCTCCATTCTATTAATTTTCAGGTTGATACAATACGAGCTGTCATTAAAAAGGAACTTGATTTACCGATCATCGAAATTTCTGATGAAGCAGCTAAACTGGACGGAGGTGATGTCCTCTTCACAG GGAGAGAGTTCTTCGTGGGTTTATCGAAATGGACGAATGAGGCAGGTGCTAGGGCTGTGGCCGCTGCCTTCCCAGAATATCCATGCAGTGCAATCAAG GTAACAGAAAGTCAACATCTTAAATCTTTGGTTTCTATGGCAGGACCTGACGTGCTTTGTGTGAGTTCTGGAAAGGGGTCTCAAGATGTTCTCAAG cGCATTGCAAGAGAAGCAACGTTCAGCTACCAAACGCTAACTGTACCTGAAGAGAATGCGGCTAATGTCCTTTACATAAATGGCACCATGATTCATCGAGCGGACGAGGAAATTCCAGAATCAAGCAAG gtATTCTGTGACAAAATTGATTTCTCACGACACACGTTGAAAGTTTCGGAGCTACTGAAAGGAAACAGCAGCAGCAGTCTGAGCTCCTGCTGTATTCTGCTCAGGAGAATGCGTCACATTCGCAGTTTGTAA